The Amorphus orientalis DNA window CGGTCGGCGGCGTGGATCTGGGTGTCTTTCTGATCATTCAATCGGCGCCTTTGCCACCAAAGGACGCGCCGCACGGGATCGGGCAGGACTTGACCGGCCGGCCCTGCCGGGCAAAACCCGATCTGAGTTGACCGACGAACGAGCGGTCCGGCGCGCGTGACCGGCGTCAGCGGTCACGACGGACCACCCCGCGAGGAGAAACGCACATGGCGACGCTTTCGGAAGGCGATCAGGCACCGGATTTCACACTCCCGACCGATACGCTCGGAGACATTTCGCTGTCGGGACTCTCCGGCAAATCGGTGGTTCTCTATTTCTATCCCAAGGACGACACGCCGGGCTGCACCAAGGAAGCCGTCGGCTTCTCCGAACTCCTGCCCCGCTTCTCCGAACGCGGGGTCGAGGTCATCGGCATTTCACCCGATTCGGTCGCGCGTCACAGCAAGTTCCGGGCAAAACACGAGCTCGGCGTGCCCCTCGCCTCGGATGAAGACAAATCGGTTTGTCAAAGCTATGGCGTCTGGGTGGAGAAGTCCATGTACGGCCGGACCTATTTCGGAGTTGAAAGGTCCACATTCCTGATCGCGCCGGACGGCACCATCGCGAAGATCTGGCGCAAGGTGAAGGTTCCCGGCCACGCCGAAGCGGTGCTCGAGGCTGCCGAGAAGCTGTGACCCGGGACGCTTCGGACTCAGGCGTGGAGGCCCCGGCATCGCTGGCCGCCGGCGCGCGCACCGTGGTCGCCACGTCGGATCTGGGCAAAAAGGTGGCCGTCGCCCGGAGGACGGCCGCGCTGTGGTTCGACCGCTCGCTGTCCCTTCGACACCCGCCGCTGGACCCGCCGGTTCCGTCCCGTCCGGGCCGGCCGGAAAAGCCCGAGCTGCGCGCGCCGCGGGACATGCCACGACGCTCCGCCGACAGCCGGACCGGCCACATCGCGCTGCTCCACTCCATCGCCCATATCGAGTTGAACGCCATCGACCTGGCCTGGGACATCGTCGGCCGCTTCGCCGACCGGCCGATGCCCCGCGCTTTCTTCGACGACTGGGTCACGGTCGGCCTGGAGGAAAGCATCCATTTCGAGCTTCTGTGCGGGCGCCTCGCCGATCTCGGCTCCTGGTACGGCGCACTGCCGGCCCATGACGGGCTATGGCAGGCGGCGGAGGAAACCGGGCACGACCTGACCGCGCGGCTGGCCATCGTGCCGCTGGTGCTGGAAGCCCGGGGTCTCGACGTCACGCCCTCCATGATCGAGAAGGCCGACGCGCGCGGCGACGAGGCAGACGCTTCCGTGCTCAGGCGCATCTACGAGGACGAGAAGAAGCACGTCCATTTCGGCGTCAAGTGGTTCAAGTTCCTGTGCGAGCGCGAGGGCCGGCCGTTCGAGCCGACCTTTCATGCGCTGGTCCGCAAACACTTCCGCAGCCCTCTGAAGCCGCCCTTCAACGACCGGGCGCGCTCGGAAGCCGGCCTGACACCGGGCTTCTATCGGCCGCTGGAGATCATCCGGACGTAGGCACGGTGAGCGCCCTGGCACGTCCCGCGGGACCGCCTTGAACCGATCGGCAAGGCGGTCCGATGCGACGGGCCTAACCGATCCGCTCATTCCCGCGAAAGCGGGAATCCATCATGCATTTCGGTACCTTGAGGACTTGGTCCATTCTTGGGGGGAGCCTGCCAACAGGCTTGCAGAGGGTGCACGGACTCTGGGCTTGCTCTTAACGTGCTGCTCCGCCCCATGGATTCCCGCTTTCGCGGGAATGAGCGGAGACTGGCGCAATTGCCTGCGGTCCCTCGGAACAACTTTCCGTATCACGACAGCCAGCGCGCGACCGCGCGCCGGCCGGTCAAGAGGCGAGGAGCGAAGCGACCGGGACGAAGGAAAGCCGCGCCCGCGCAGCCGCGAGCGTATCGAGCCGGCGTGAGCGGAAAAATCCGTCCTGCCTTTCCTGGCTTTGCTTTCTTCCTCGCTCAGCCGGACGGAAAACCGGTTCCCACTTTTCCTGGCTTCGCTCTACTCCACATCCTCGACTTCGGCCGTCGATCCGCCGTCGGCACGCTGGGCGAGCGTCGCTTCCATGAAGCCGTTCAGGTCGCCGTCGAGAACCGCCTGGGGCGAGGTGTTCTCCACCCCGGTCCTGAGGTCCTTCACCAGCTGATAGGGCTGCAGCACGTAGGAGCGGATCTGGTGGCCCCAGCCGATGTCCGACTTGGACGCCGCCTCGGCCATCGCCTTTTCCTCGCGCCGCTTCAGCTCCGCCTCGTAGAGCCGGGCGCGCAGCATGTCCCAGGCCTGGGCCCGGTTCTGATGCTGGGAGCGGCCGGCCTGGCAGGCCACCACGATGCCCGACGGGATATGGGTCAGGCGGACGGCGGAGTCGGTCGTGTTGACGTGCTGGCCGCCGGCGCCGGACGATCGGTACGTATCGGTGCGGACGTCGGACTCGTTGACCTCGATCTGGATGGAATCGTCGATCACCGGATAGACCCAGACCGACGCGAACGAGGTGTGCCGCCGGGCCTGGCTGTCGAAGGGCGAGATCCGCACCAGCCGGTGCACGCCGGCCTCCGTCTTGAGCCAGCCGTAGGCGTTGTGGCCCTTCACCAGGATCGTCGCGGCCTTGATGCCGGCTTCTTCGCCGTCGCTGACCTCCAGCGTCTCGACCTTGTAGCCGGCCCGCTCCGCCCAGCGCACATACATGCGCAACAGCATCTGCGCCCAGTCCTGGCTCTCGGTGCCGCCGGCGCCGGAGTGGACCTCCAGATAGGTGTCGTTGGAATCGGCTTCGCCGGAGAGCATCGCCTCGACCTGCCGGCGCGAGACGTCGGCCAGGAGAGCCTTGAGCTGCGCCTCGGCGTCCTCGACGATGCCCGCTTCGCCCTCGGCCTCGCCGAGTTCGATCAGGCCGACTGCGTCGTCCAGTTCCTGTTCCAGACGCCGGACCGCGGAGATCTGGTCCTCGAGATGCTGACGCTCGCGCATCAGACCCTGGGCCTCTTCCGGGTCGTTCCAGAGACTGGGATCCTCAGCCTTCGCGTTCAGCTCGTCGAGCCGCTTGAGTGCCTCTTCCCAGTCAAAGATACCTCCTCAGCAGGCCCAGCGCCTGCTTGATCTCTTCGATGGTGTTGGTCGTCTCGGTTCTCATCCGACTCTTCCGAATTCTGGTCTCGCTGCCGGCCGCAGCCGGGAGCCTCGACATAGGCAAAACGGGGATGGGGTGCAACGTGGGGGACGCAAGGGGCGGCGCTGAAGCGCGCCGCAGCCTTTCCTGCAGGGATACCGACGTGAAGGAACCGGCGGGCCGCGCCGGCGGGCCTCAGTAGAGGCCGCCGGTGCCCGACAGGACCGCCCGCTCGCTCTCGCGGGTGACGGAGCCGCGCGAGGACTTGCCGTCGGTGTTGAGGCCGATCACCGAATAGGTGTCGCCGGGCGCCGTGCCGGGCTTGAAGGCCTCCAGGATCACGCCCGGACCACCGCCCGAAGCCGGCTGACCGGTGCTGCGGTTGACCGGGACGAGCTTGATGCCTTCCGGCACGCGGAACTCGACGCCGGGCGTATCGGCCAGGGCTTCCTTCATGAAGTCGATGAAGATCGGCGCCGCGATCTGGCCGCCGGTCGCCCCGCGCCCCATCGGGCGGGGGTTGTCGAAGCCGACATAGACGCCCGCCACCAGGTCCGGCGTGAAGCCGACGAACCAGGCGTCCCGCTCGTCGTTGGTGGTCCCGGTCTTGCCTGCGATCGGCTTGCCCACGGCGCGAACGCGGGTCGCGGTGCCGCGCTGGACCACGCCTTCCATCATCGAGGTGATCTGGTAGGCGGTCATCGGATCGAGCACGTATTCCGACTCGTCGATGATCGTCGGATCGGGCTGGTTGTGCCATTCCTCGGCGACGCAGCCCTGACAGACGCGATCGTCGTGCCGGTAGATGGTGCGGCCGTAGCGGTCCTGGATCCGGTCGATCAGGGTCGGCGTCACCTTCTGCCCGCTGTTGGCGATGATCGAGTACGCCCCGACCATCCGCATGACCGTGGTTTCGCCGGCGCCGAGCGCCATCGGCAGGAACGGCTTCAGCTGGTCGTAGATGCCGAACCGCCGCGCATATTCGACGATGAGCGGCATGCCCATGTCCTTGGCGAGCCGCACCGTCATCACGTTGCGCGACCGCTCGATGCCATAGCGCAGCGTCGACGGACCGGCGAACTTGCCGCCGTAATTCTTCGGCCGCCAGACCGGCTGGCCGGGACCGGGATCGATCTCGATCGGGCCGTCCAGAACCACGCTGGCGGGCGTATAGCCGTTGTCCAGCGCGGTCGCGTAGACGAACGGCTTGAACGAGGAGCCCGGCTGACGGCGGGCCTGGGTGGCGCGGTTGAACTCGCTCTCGGCGTAGCTGAACCCGCCGACCATCGCCAGCACGCGGCCGGTGTGCGGATCCATCGCGACGAGGCCGCCGGAGACTTCCGGGATCTGCCGCAGGCGCCACACATTGTCGGCCTCGGCGTCCTCGACCTTCTCCACGTAGACGACGTCGCCGCGCTGGACGAGGTCGGTCATGTTCCGCGCACTGGTGAAGCGGGCATAGTCCTGGCCCCGCTCGGGTCCGTGCTGGATCCGCTTCCACGCCGTCTCGGAGAACGGCACGCGGCCCCGCTGGCGCTCGATCGACAGCGCGCCGGAGGCGAGCCGGGGCGGCTGCAGGCCGATCTGGGCTTCGTTGCCGTCCACGGACAAGACCACGGCCAGACGCCATTCCGGCAGGTCCGAATAGGCCTCGATCTGACCCACCTTGGCGCCCCAGTCGGCACCGCCGTCGAGCTCGACGGTGGTCACCGGACCCCGCCATCCGCCGCGGCTGACATCGAAATCCATCAGGCCGTTCATCAGCGCGTTGCGGGCCATGATCTGCATTTCGGGATCAAGGGTCGTGCGCACCGAGAGACCGCCGTCATAAAGGCCCTTCTCGCCGTACATGTCGGCGAGCTGGCGGCGCACTTCCTCGGCGAAATAGTCCGCCGCGAACAGATGCGACCCGAGCTCGCGCGGCGTCACCTTCAGCGGCTCGTTCTTGGCCTGCTCGGCTTCTTCCGGCGTGATGAAGTCGTTCTCGAGCATCCGGTCGAGAACCCAGTTGCGGCGCTCGATGGCGCGGGCGGGCTCGCGGAACGGGTTGTAGTTGTTCGGCGCCTTGGGCAGGGCGGCGAGATAGGCGACCTCCGCCAGGGTCAGTTCGTGGACGGACTTGTCGAAATAGACCAGCGCCGCTGCGGCGACGCCGTAGGCGCCGAGGCCGAGATAGATCTCGTTCAGATAGAGCTCGAGGATCCGGTCCTTGGTGTAGGCCTGCTCCATGCGCAGCGCCAGGATCGCTTCCTTGATCTTGCGCTCGATCGAGACCTCGTTGGTCAGAAGGAAGTTCTTCGCGACCTGCTGGGTGATCGTCGAGGCGCCGACCGGACGGCGGCCGGTCCCGCGGTTGCGGAAGTTGGTGACGGCGGCGCGCATGATGCCGCCCACGTCGACACCGTTGTGGACGTAGAAATTCTTGTCCTCGGCGGAGAGGAACGCTTCCTTGATGATCGCGGGGATCGCCTGGATGGGCAGGAACAGCCGCCGCTCGCGCGCGTACTCGGCGACCAGGCTGCCGTCGGTCGCGTGGATGCGGGTCATCACCGGAGGCTCGTAGTTGCGGAGCTGGGTGTACTCCGGCAGATCCTCCGACATCTTGTAGACGTAATAGCCGACCGCGCCCGCGGCGATCAGGCCGAGGATCACCCCGATGCCGAACAGGTATCCGACGGTGTTCACAAGAAAGCGCATCGTGACGTATTCAACTCCGCCTGAGGGCAGGTCGGGCGCGGTCATCGCACCGCCCGACACATCCACCCCGGTCAACGTTCAGGTCCGCCCCGCCTAACGGCCCGCAGGATCGAACCCATATCGCCGGCGCCTTGCCCCTTGCAAGCGCCCGACGCCGAATCCGACCCGATCTCTCTTCACCACTTTGCGACCGAAAAGTGGTGTCTTCGGGGCAGTCACTGCGCCGTGGTCTCACCCTGTCCCTGGGCGATCCGCGGCGCGAAGAAGCGGGTGACGGCACCGGACAGCGCCGTCGACGCCCGGTCGCGCCAGTCCGGATCGGTCAGAAGCTGCTCGTCGTGCTTGTTGGACAGATAGCCCAGCTCGATCAGCACGGACGGGATGTCGTGGGCCTTGAGCACGCGGAACCGCGCCGATCTGTGCGGATTCTTGTGCATCTGCACCGCCGTGCCGAGATGCTCGATCACGTCCTCGGCGAAGTGATGCGAAAACACCTTCGTCTCCCGCCGCGCCAGATCGATGAGAATGTCGGTGACTTCGTCGGTGGCCTCGTCGGCCTCGATGCCGGCGAGCGCGTCGGAGCGGTTTTCCCGCGCCGCGATGGCTGCGGCCTGGGCGTCGGACGCGCGCTCCGACAGGGTGTAGACCGTGGCGCCGCGCACATAGTCCTGGGGCGCCGAATCGGCGTGGATCGACACGAACAGGTCCGCGCCGTAGCCGCGCGCCACGTCGACCCGCTGGCGCAGCGAGAGGAACCGGTCGTCCTCGCGGGTCATCCGGACCTCGACCTCGCCGCGGGATTCCAGGTCGGCCCTCAGCTTTTCCGCGAACGCCAGGACCACGTCCTTTTCATAGACGCCGCCGCTGCCGATCGCGCCGGGATCGACGCCGCCGTGTCCCGGATCGAGCACCACCACGGGCTTGTGGCCCTGAACCGGCTGCGACGGCTCGGCCAGCTTCGGCTCGGCACCGGCGCTGCGGCCGCGGCTGCGCTCGACGGCGGCCGCGAAGTCCTCGTCGGAGGTGGCGACGAGATCCACCACGAGCCGGCCGGGCTGATCGGCGACCGGCGGCAAATAGAGGGCGTTCTCGACGGCCACGGGCTCGTCCACGTCGAGCACGATCCGGGCCTGGCCGGCCGCGAACTGACCGTAGCGCCAGGCCGAGACCAGCCCGCCGCCCTCGCGGCCGGAGCCGACCGGCAGATCGAACTCCACATGGGCCATGTCGATGATGACCCGGCGGGGATTCGGCAGCACGAAGGTGGAGAAGTCCACCTCGTCCGCCACGTCGAGAATGAAGCGGGTACGGTCGCTGTCGCCGCCGACCCGCGCGCCGTTGGCGACGACGACCTCGTCGGCCGCCGCGAGCGCCGCCGGCGCGGCCAGCGCGGCAAGCAGCAGCATCATCATCCATCCGGCGGCCAAACCAGCGCGCATTTCGGAAAAACCCTTTCGAACCAGTCGTTCCGGCCCCGCCTATAGCCGATAGCAGGGCCGGCGTTAACCGCGCCTTGTCGCCGCTGCGCTTTTTCGCCGTGAGCGATCAACTGCTTGCCAATTGCGGCATGGACCCGTAAATAGCTGGATAGTGGATTATTTCCTCTGTCCGGGCCGCATTCTCCTTCGGGAGGATAAGGCTTTGGCCTTCCTTCAGGCTTTCGATCAATCAACGCATCACGATTCGGTGCGGTCGGAACGGCGGGTTGGCCGGACAGGAAACCCTTGCGCGTGCCGGCGTCGCGTGTCCCCTGCGGGATGCCGGCCCTACCCGGATCGAACCGCCCCGGCGGACGGATCGGGACCGGCCATCCGGAGCGCAGCATCGGTCGCCGGCGATGGTACGTCGACGGATCCACCCGGAACGGCCGCCGGCCGTTTCGCGATGTTTGCGAATTTGTGCGAGCGCGTGAGCGATGCAGCCCCGTCTTGTCAGCATGACCTCCTCTCAGCCGACCCCGTCGGACGGGAGCACTGTCGGCTGCCGGGCATGCCGCCGCGCCTCTTTATCCGATATCGTCTTCACGACCCAGATCGCCTCCTCCCGGCTTAGGGCGCGCGCCGAGCCGCCGCCCCGCAGCGGGAGCGGAGGCAAGGAGTTTTCGCCCTATGGCCAACAAAATGCTCGTCGACGCAGCCCACCCGGAAGAAACCCGCGTCGTCGTCGTCCGCGGTAACCGCGTCGAAGATTTCGATTTCGAAGCCGCCGCCCGCAAGCCGCTCCGCGGCAACATCTATCTCGCGAAGGTGACCAGGGTCGAACCGTCCCTGCAGGCCGCCTTCGTCGACTACGGCGGCAACCGGCACGGCTTCCTCGCCTTCAACGAGATCCATCCGGACTACTACCAGATCCCCCACGCCGACCGGCAGGCCCTGCTGGACGCCGAAGCCGAGGATGCGGCCGAACGCAGCCGCTCGGAGGACAGCCCGAAGAAGAGCTCCCGCAACGGCGACAGCGATGCCGCCAACGATTCGGACGCGTCGTCGGAAGCCGGCGAGAACGGGGACAACGGGGACGACGACAGCGTGGAGTCGGTCGGCGCCGACGACGCGCTGGACGAGGTGCTGGAGCGGCGCAGCCGGCCGGCCCGCAAGACCTACAAGATCCAGGAAGTCATCAAGCGGCGCCAGATCCTTCTGGTCCAGGTCGTCAAGGAGGAGCGCGGCACCAAGGGCGCGGCGCTGACCACCTACCTGTCGCTCGCCGGCCGCTACTCGGTTCTGATGCCGAACACCGCCCGCGGCGGCGGCATCTCCCGCAAGATCACCACCCCCCAGGACCGCAAGCGCCTGAAGGAGATCGTCAGCGATCTCGACGTGCCGGAAGGCATGGGCGTGATCCTGCGCACCGCCGGCGCCAGCCGCACCAAGGCGGAGATCCGGCGCGACTTCGAGTACCTGATCCGGATGTGGGAGACCGTCCGGGACCTGACGCTGAAATCGGTGGCGCCCACCCTCGTCTACGAGGAAGGCAGCCTGATCAAGCGTTCGATCCGGGACCTCTACAACAAGGACATCGACGAGATCCTCGTCCACGGCGAGCCGGCCTACAAGGAGGCCAAGGACTTCATGCGCATGCTCATGCCGAGCCATGCGAAGAACGTGAAGCCCTACCGCGAGATCACGCCGATCTTCACGCGCTTCGGCGTCGAAGCCCAGCTCGATGCGATGTTCTCGCCCCAGGTCACCCTGCCGTCGGGCGGCTACATCGTGCTCAACCCGACCGAGGCGCTGGTGTCGATCGACGTCAACTCCGGCCGGGCGACGCGCGAGCACAACATCGAGGCGACCGCGCTTCAGACGAACATGGAAGCCGCCGAGGAAATCGCGCGCCAGCTCCGGCTGCGCGACCTGGCGGGCCTGATCGTCATCGACTTCATCGACATGGAGGAGAAGCGCAACAACCGGTCGGTCGAGCGCAAGGTCAAGGACTGCCTCAAGGTGGACCGCGCCCGCATCCAGGTGGGCCGCATTTCCCACTTCGGCCTTCTGGAAATGTCGCGCCAGCGGATCCGTCAGGGCGTGGTGGAAAGCTCCACGACGCTCTGCCCCCACTGTCACGGCACCGGCTCGGTCCGCTCCACCGATTCCGTGGCGCTCTATGTCCTGCGCGCCCTTGAAGACCACCTCCTCAAGTCGGCGAACCATCACCTGACGGTGCGCACGCCGACCGAGGTCGCGCTCTACATCCTGAACCAGAAGCGGCAGCATCTCGCCGAGCTGGAGCAGCGCTTCGGCCTGACGGTCGCGATCATGGCCGACACCGAACTCGGCACCAAGCATCTGGAAATCGATACCCGCGAACCGGTGATCCGGGCCGAGGGCGAAGAA harbors:
- the bcp gene encoding thioredoxin-dependent thiol peroxidase; translation: MATLSEGDQAPDFTLPTDTLGDISLSGLSGKSVVLYFYPKDDTPGCTKEAVGFSELLPRFSERGVEVIGISPDSVARHSKFRAKHELGVPLASDEDKSVCQSYGVWVEKSMYGRTYFGVERSTFLIAPDGTIAKIWRKVKVPGHAEAVLEAAEKL
- a CDS encoding ferritin-like domain-containing protein, with the protein product MEAPASLAAGARTVVATSDLGKKVAVARRTAALWFDRSLSLRHPPLDPPVPSRPGRPEKPELRAPRDMPRRSADSRTGHIALLHSIAHIELNAIDLAWDIVGRFADRPMPRAFFDDWVTVGLEESIHFELLCGRLADLGSWYGALPAHDGLWQAAEETGHDLTARLAIVPLVLEARGLDVTPSMIEKADARGDEADASVLRRIYEDEKKHVHFGVKWFKFLCEREGRPFEPTFHALVRKHFRSPLKPPFNDRARSEAGLTPGFYRPLEIIRT
- the prfB gene encoding peptide chain release factor 2 (programmed frameshift), producing MRTETTNTIEEIKQALGLLRRYLDWEEALKRLDELNAKAEDPSLWNDPEEAQGLMRERQHLEDQISAVRRLEQELDDAVGLIELGEAEGEAGIVEDAEAQLKALLADVSRRQVEAMLSGEADSNDTYLEVHSGAGGTESQDWAQMLLRMYVRWAERAGYKVETLEVSDGEEAGIKAATILVKGHNAYGWLKTEAGVHRLVRISPFDSQARRHTSFASVWVYPVIDDSIQIEVNESDVRTDTYRSSGAGGQHVNTTDSAVRLTHIPSGIVVACQAGRSQHQNRAQAWDMLRARLYEAELKRREEKAMAEAASKSDIGWGHQIRSYVLQPYQLVKDLRTGVENTSPQAVLDGDLNGFMEATLAQRADGGSTAEVEDVE
- a CDS encoding penicillin-binding protein 1A, producing MRFLVNTVGYLFGIGVILGLIAAGAVGYYVYKMSEDLPEYTQLRNYEPPVMTRIHATDGSLVAEYARERRLFLPIQAIPAIIKEAFLSAEDKNFYVHNGVDVGGIMRAAVTNFRNRGTGRRPVGASTITQQVAKNFLLTNEVSIERKIKEAILALRMEQAYTKDRILELYLNEIYLGLGAYGVAAAALVYFDKSVHELTLAEVAYLAALPKAPNNYNPFREPARAIERRNWVLDRMLENDFITPEEAEQAKNEPLKVTPRELGSHLFAADYFAEEVRRQLADMYGEKGLYDGGLSVRTTLDPEMQIMARNALMNGLMDFDVSRGGWRGPVTTVELDGGADWGAKVGQIEAYSDLPEWRLAVVLSVDGNEAQIGLQPPRLASGALSIERQRGRVPFSETAWKRIQHGPERGQDYARFTSARNMTDLVQRGDVVYVEKVEDAEADNVWRLRQIPEVSGGLVAMDPHTGRVLAMVGGFSYAESEFNRATQARRQPGSSFKPFVYATALDNGYTPASVVLDGPIEIDPGPGQPVWRPKNYGGKFAGPSTLRYGIERSRNVMTVRLAKDMGMPLIVEYARRFGIYDQLKPFLPMALGAGETTVMRMVGAYSIIANSGQKVTPTLIDRIQDRYGRTIYRHDDRVCQGCVAEEWHNQPDPTIIDESEYVLDPMTAYQITSMMEGVVQRGTATRVRAVGKPIAGKTGTTNDERDAWFVGFTPDLVAGVYVGFDNPRPMGRGATGGQIAAPIFIDFMKEALADTPGVEFRVPEGIKLVPVNRSTGQPASGGGPGVILEAFKPGTAPGDTYSVIGLNTDGKSSRGSVTRESERAVLSGTGGLY
- a CDS encoding N-acetylmuramoyl-L-alanine amidase — translated: MRAGLAAGWMMMLLLAALAAPAALAAADEVVVANGARVGGDSDRTRFILDVADEVDFSTFVLPNPRRVIIDMAHVEFDLPVGSGREGGGLVSAWRYGQFAAGQARIVLDVDEPVAVENALYLPPVADQPGRLVVDLVATSDEDFAAAVERSRGRSAGAEPKLAEPSQPVQGHKPVVVLDPGHGGVDPGAIGSGGVYEKDVVLAFAEKLRADLESRGEVEVRMTREDDRFLSLRQRVDVARGYGADLFVSIHADSAPQDYVRGATVYTLSERASDAQAAAIAARENRSDALAGIEADEATDEVTDILIDLARRETKVFSHHFAEDVIEHLGTAVQMHKNPHRSARFRVLKAHDIPSVLIELGYLSNKHDEQLLTDPDWRDRASTALSGAVTRFFAPRIAQGQGETTAQ
- a CDS encoding ribonuclease E/G, whose amino-acid sequence is MANKMLVDAAHPEETRVVVVRGNRVEDFDFEAAARKPLRGNIYLAKVTRVEPSLQAAFVDYGGNRHGFLAFNEIHPDYYQIPHADRQALLDAEAEDAAERSRSEDSPKKSSRNGDSDAANDSDASSEAGENGDNGDDDSVESVGADDALDEVLERRSRPARKTYKIQEVIKRRQILLVQVVKEERGTKGAALTTYLSLAGRYSVLMPNTARGGGISRKITTPQDRKRLKEIVSDLDVPEGMGVILRTAGASRTKAEIRRDFEYLIRMWETVRDLTLKSVAPTLVYEEGSLIKRSIRDLYNKDIDEILVHGEPAYKEAKDFMRMLMPSHAKNVKPYREITPIFTRFGVEAQLDAMFSPQVTLPSGGYIVLNPTEALVSIDVNSGRATREHNIEATALQTNMEAAEEIARQLRLRDLAGLIVIDFIDMEEKRNNRSVERKVKDCLKVDRARIQVGRISHFGLLEMSRQRIRQGVVESSTTLCPHCHGTGSVRSTDSVALYVLRALEDHLLKSANHHLTVRTPTEVALYILNQKRQHLAELEQRFGLTVAIMADTELGTKHLEIDTREPVIRAEGEEPPQAVIEPDTTTPDEPEAASASQESSDNGDGNQRRRKRRRRGRRSGSGEGDGDGGQREQAAESTESESASAEASGEETEAQSSGDDEQTGDQGEDDRPRRRRGRRGGRRNRRDRAETTAAEGADGTGEDGTADAAETSGETAQPASEPAPDAAPETAKADEPAEAPADAGSTADEPAVAGGTTETAEPEKTEQASEEAKPAEAENAAPPEAPERAPSLAGPDGEPAGKPDDGAEAEPEAASETDEDSRLHSIHASPDTDSSAETESESDSGKPSRRGWWQRRSFF